The Actinomycetota bacterium sequence GCCCGCCCCGGCTCCACCCACAGCCGCGGCCGTGGGACGCCGTGCTCGTCGCAGGCCACGTCGAGCGCTTCCGTGACCGTCCGCGCCATCCGCCCGACGTCGACCGGAGGGTCCTCGTGGGTGTAGCGGACGCCCATGCCCCCGCCGAGGTTCAGTTCGGTGATGTCCAGCCCCAGCTCGTCGCGCCAGCGGGCGAGCACCCCGACCAGCACCTCGGCGTTGGCCGCGAAGGGGTCACCGCCGAAGATCTGCGACCCGATGTGCGCGTGGACGCCGACCACGTCGACGTGCTCGAGGGGCAGGGCGTGATCGATCGCGACGCGGTCGTGACCGAAGCGGATCCCGAAGCCGAACTTCGAGTCGTCGTGGCCGGTGCGGACGTAGTCGTGGGTGTGCGCGTCGATCCCGGGCGTGATGCGCAGCCAACACGTGAAGGTGTGGTCGAGTTCGCGACCGAGCGCCTCCAGACGGTCCAGCTCGACGATGCTGTCGACCGCCACACGCCCCACATCCAGTTCCGCGGCGAGACGCAGCTCCGCCAGCGACTTGTTGTTCCCGTGGAACACGACGCGGCGCATCGGGATCTGGGCCACCCGGGCGGTGTGCAGCTCGCCACCCGACACCACGTCGATCCACAGTCCCTCGTCGGCGACCAGCTGCAGGATCCCGACCGTGCACCAGGCCTTGGACGCGTAGGCGACCTCGGCGTCGGCGAACGCCCGGCGGTACTGCCGGCAGCGGGCGCGGACGTCGGCCTCGTCAACGACCCACAGGGGCGTGCCGTGGTCGCGGGCGAGGTCGACGACCGACACCCCGCCGATGTGCAGCACCCCGTCGTCGCCGCGCTGGGCGGTGCATGGCCACGGCCCGAGCGGTCGCTCCGCCGGGCGCCCGCGGGCCAGCGGGTCGTCGGTCACCGCCTACATCCGCTCCGGGGCGGAGACCCGCAACAGCGCCAGCGCCGTGGCCAGGACCTGCTTGGCGGCGACCGCGAGCCAGTACCGCGCCCGTGCGATGTCGTCGCGGACGCCCAGGACCCGGCACTCGGTGTAGAAGCGGTGGAAGGACCCCGCGAGGTCCTCGGCGTACCGGGTGAGGCGGTGCGGGGCGCGCAGATCGGCGGCTTGTGCGACCACCTCCGGCAGCTCGGCCATCCGGCGCAGGAGCTCCTCCTCGGTCGGTTCGGTCAGCAGGTCGAGGGCGGCGTCGTCGACCGTGCCGGCGTCGAAGCCGGCTGCGTCGGCGTTGCGCAGGATC is a genomic window containing:
- the lysA gene encoding diaminopimelate decarboxylase — encoded protein: MARGRPAERPLGPWPCTAQRGDDGVLHIGGVSVVDLARDHGTPLWVVDEADVRARCRQYRRAFADAEVAYASKAWCTVGILQLVADEGLWIDVVSGGELHTARVAQIPMRRVVFHGNNKSLAELRLAAELDVGRVAVDSIVELDRLEALGRELDHTFTCWLRITPGIDAHTHDYVRTGHDDSKFGFGIRFGHDRVAIDHALPLEHVDVVGVHAHIGSQIFGGDPFAANAEVLVGVLARWRDELGLDITELNLGGGMGVRYTHEDPPVDVGRMARTVTEALDVACDEHGVPRPRLWVEPGRAIVGPAAVTVYEVGTIKQLPGVRTYVSVDGGMSDNIRPALYRADHDVELVNRRGSDDAAAFTVVGKHCESGDLVRERASLPVDVRIGDLLAVAATGAYTESMASNYNRLPRPAAVLVRDGRVRPLLRRETYDDLVARDVPLR